The following is a genomic window from Phosphitispora fastidiosa.
AAATGAAAACCCGCCGCGGATGGGGTTTAGGTCTGAAAATGACAATATTTGCAGCTATTCTTGTGATTGTTACCACAGTCATCTTTGCATCTGTTGTCATTAACAGGGAAACAAATATGATCAACAGGGAAATCCTGAGTAAAGGAATGAGTATCGGTTCCGCTTTTTACGGGGTAGCCGTCAACAATATTCAGCATAACGAGTTTTATACCATTGAAGAGGGCTTTCTGGCTGTAACCAAGCAAAATAAGGATATCAGTTACCTGATGCTCATTGATAAAAGCGGCAAAATTTTTGTCCACAGTGACCCCAATGAAAAGGGTAAGGTTTTAAATGACCAGATAACTCAGATGGTATTACCGGTAGATGAAGCCGCATTTGTTGCTGAATCTCAGCCGACCGGTGACAAGATATATCATATCGCTATTCCTGTCACCTCCGACCTGGAACGCTGGGGATTATTAAGAATCGGGTTATCAAATACCAATGCACAGCTTCAAATCGCAAGCTCACGTAATTATGCCATTGGTTTGTCGATTGTACTGACTCTCATCGGAATCGGAGGTGCGCTGGTGTTCGGAAGAAGCGTTACCGGACCGATAAAATCACTAGTCAACAGTATGAACCAGATTGCCGCCGGAGACTTCACCGGTGAAGTCAAAGTCAAGTCCTCCGATGAAACCGGGGTGCTGGCTGATTCGGTAAATACCATGCTCAAGAGTGTCAAAAGACTGATATCTGAAGTAAAAAATGCAGGCCAGCAGATTATTCAATCAAGCCACCAGTTAGCCGGCCATGCTTCACAAACAGCCGGCTTCACTCAAAATGTCGCCGCCACCATAGAACAGCTTGCAGAGAAAAACAATCAACAGGCTGAAGATGTTACCGAAACCACCCATACCATTGAACAACTAAATCTCGCGGTTGCTCAAATAGCTTCCGGGGCGCAGGAACAGGCCGGTAATATCAACAACACCTCCTCACTGGTCAACGATATGGCAGGTGCGATACAGGAACTGGCCACAAACACCAAAAATATCACCGAAGCAGCAAACAAGACTTCTGATGTTGCTAACAGGGGCATGACCACAGTTGGGGAAACTATGGATGGCATGGAACGTATTAAAGCCAAAGTCTTTGAGACCGCAGGCAAACTTAAGGAACTGGCCGGGAATTCTGAAAAAATCGGTGAAATAATTATGGTGATTGACGAAATTGCCGACCAAACCAACCTTCTGGCCTTGAATGCCGCCATAGAGGCAGCCCGGGCAGGAGAATATGGCAAAGGCTTTGCCGTTGTGGCTGATGAGGTAAGAAAACTGGCTGAGCGCTCAGGCAAAGCAGCCAGGGAAATAGCTGAACTTGTAAAAGGTATCCAAAACGGAACCGGACGTTCTGTTAAAGCAATGGAAGAAGGCATCAAGGAAGTTGAATACGGTACTGAACTCGGCAAAAATGCCGACCTCGCTTTAAAGGAAATCGCTGAACATATTAATTCAGCCAATGAATTTATGCAGCACATATCCAACGCCGCAGAACATATTGCCGTTAACAGCGAACAGGTTGTTGCCTCCATCGAGAGCCTGGCAGCCATCGCCGAGGAGAATTCGGCCTCGGCTGAAGAAATGGCAGCCGGAAGTGATCAAGCCCTCTCTGTGGTCAGTAATATTGCCGCAAGTGTTGATACAACAGCAAATCTTTCAGAAAAGGTATCTGCTTCCACCCGGGAAATGGTGAACACCTCAACTGAAATTGCCGGGGCATCACAAAACCTTGAAAGACTTGCCCAAGCGCTGGAACTCTCGATCAGCAAGTTTAAAATCTAACAGTTGGCTTTCGGAAATAACTGGGAATGAAACATGGCGATATGTTGTACCGATTTTCTGCACTGCCGCCTATGAGTCTAAACTGCTACCCCCGGCAACAAGCCAGCGTCCCCGAACTTGATGGCTCAATGGGTATTTTTCATTAGAAGACCGCCGGGAAGTTTTGGCTTGCCAAAACTTCCCGGCGGTCTTCGCCATCTTCGGACATGCGGGGACTCCCTGGCTTGTTGCCTGTAATTGCAGTAAGACTGATAAACGGCGGCAGTGCAAGGAAAATCTTGTACAACATATCACCCTATTCCACGGTTATTTCCAAAGCCAACTGTCAAGGGACTCATCCTTGGTCACCACTCGGAAGGAAAAATGTAAAAGTACTGCCCCGGCCTACCCTGCTGGCTATATCTATGGTTCCACCATGGACTTCCAGAATGTGTTTTACTATTGCCAGGCCTAGTCCGGTCCCACCCATTTCGCGCGATCTGGCCTTATCAACCCGGTAAAAACGTTCAAACAGGCGTGGAATACTCTCCCACGGAATACCGATACCGGTGTCTTTAACCGCCACTTTAATCCCGTTCTTGACTCTTATAGCAGTAATATTAATGCTGCCCCCCTCAGGGGTATATTTAATGGCATTATCCACAAGATTTATCATAAGCTGCCCAATCATGTCGCTGTCAACCTTTAATGCAGGTAGTGGGCTCTTTATGTCTACATTAAGGGAAAGGCTTTTTTCATTAGCCTGGGGCGAAAGCACTGATACCACATTCGAAATTAGCCTTTCCAGGTTAACAAGCGTCTTATGTATTTCGCCCTGTTTAGCCTCAATCCTGGACAGGCTTAACAAATCTCCGATCAGCCTATTCAACCGGTCGGCCTCATCGTTAATTATTTCCAGGAAATGCCTGGCGGTTTCCGGTTCCTTCAGCGCCCCATCCAGCAGCGTCTCCACAAAGCCTTTGATGGAAGTTAACGGTGTCCTTAATTCATGGGAGACATTGGCAACAAAGTCTGTTTTCATCCGCTCCACTTCACGAAAGGCCGTTACATCTCTCATCACTGCGACAACACCTACAACACCAGTTTCGTTGGTAAGAGGGGCGGTGCTTACCCGAAATGTTTTGGGGTCGGGCGTAAATACCTGAAGCTCCCGGGTAATCGACTCACTGCTGGACAGCGCCAGGTGGAGAAGCCTTTCCAGGTCAAAGTTACGTACTACCTCAATGACACTTTTCCCCAGGATGTGCTCATATTTTATATGAAACATCCGTTCTATGGCCGGATTTATCAACAGGATGTTGCCCTTCCCGTCAATAGCAATAACCCCATCATTCATACTGGTAAGAATAGCGCTGACCTTATTTCGTTCTTCAGTGATTTGGCTGATGGTGTCCCTGAGACGCTGTGCCATATAGTTAAATCCGCTTCCCAGAGCGCCGATTTCATCTTTTGCCTTTACATCAACATTTAAATCAAGCTTGCCTTCAGCCATTTCTTTAGCCACCCAGGTCATTTCCTGCAGTGGAACAACCAGAGTTGAGGTAAATGAGGAAACAACAACTACAGTCAATATAAGGGCCACAAAAATAGCCGTACCGATACTCCACCTGATATGATTTTGTCCCGCTTCAATCTCACTCCAGGGAACAGCAACCCGAACCGCCCCGTAAATGTCATTATCTTTTTTTACCGGAACAGCAAAATAAATCATCCGTTTACCCGCACTTGAACTATACCTGATAGCTTTCCCGGTTTGATTATCCAAGGCCTTCTGAATTTCGGGACGGCTGAAATGATTAACCATAGAATCCTTATCAGCTACTGAATCCCCTAACACCTGTCCTTTGGCGTCGATAACTGTAACCCTGGCAGCGATGTCTCTTTGTGCTTCATGAGCATAGACATCAAAATATTCCGCTCCTGCTCCATCTGAAAAATCATCTTTTAGGTTGTCAGCTAGGAGTTTGGCGTAGGATACCATATTTTCCTGGGTTTTGTCATACAAATACTCTTCCATTAAATTCATCAGGTAGAAGCCCAGCAGGAAAAGAAAGACTGCCGTGACACTGAAAAATACCGCTGTCAGCCGCCATTTGATGCTTTTGAACATTGTCAGCTTTTCTCCTTAAACTTATATCCTACTCCACGGACTGTTTCAATATATCTGGGGTTTGCCGGGTCAGATTCCAGCTTTTGCCTAAGATGCCTGATATGGACATCAACAGTCCTGGAATCGCCAATATATTCATATCCCCAGATAGTTTCCAACAAGAACTCGCGGGATAATACCCTGCCCCTGTTTTTAGCCAAAATCCGCAGCAGCTCAAATTCCTTCGGGGTAAGCTCGAGCCTGGTCCCATCAATAACCACTTCAAAACGGTCAGGATCAATAATCAAGTCATTAATGCGGATAACCTGTCCACTTATTTCCGGATTCTGCTGCTTTGCAGTGATACGCCTGAGCCGGGCCTTTACCCTGGCAATCAACTCGCGCGGGCTGAAGGGTTTGGTAATATAATCATCTGCCCCTATCTCCAGGCCCAGAACCTTATCGATCTCTTCGCTCCTGGCCGTAAGCATTATAATCGGGATCTCTGCCATTTCAATATCCTTTTGAATCTGCCTGCAGACTTCAAAGCCATCCATCTCCGGAAGCATTACATCCAGTACTATCAAGTCCGGTTTATGTTCTGCGGCCATTTTGTAAGCCTTCAGTCCATCCTGGGCGCTGATGACATTATATCCTTCTTTCTCAAGGTTAAACCTGACAAGTTCAACGATGTGGCTCTCATCATCAACTACAAGAATTGTGGGTTTACCCATAAAACATCATTCTCCCTCTTCGGATGCCGGTTACTTCCGGAGCATTATGAAGGCACCCATTCTCCCCGTTACTCCCTGGCTTCCCCTGTATGAAAACAGCATGTCCTGATTACACGAGGTGCATATATGAGACATTTCAACATTATCTGACCTAATCCCTGCCTGAACCAATATGTTCCTGTTTGCCGCGGGCAGATCCAGTCTGACCCTTCCATCAGCACCGGGATTCAGCACCTGCTCACACCAGTCGTATTGATGCCTGAACCGGTCTGAAACCATTACATCCACTTCATAGCAGCACCGGCCAATGGCCGGTCCGATTCCCGCCAGACAATCCCTTGGGTTGCTGCCGAAAACCTGTGCCATCTTCTTCAGGGCTTCTGCGCCGATTCCAGACAAAGTGCCCTTCCATCCGGCATGCACAGAGGCGATAACCCGCTTCACCGGATCCATTATAAAAAGAGGAACACAATCGGCATAAAAAGTAGCCAAAAGCACTCCGGGCACATTGGTAACCAAACCATCGGTGTCAGGCAGTGCGGTATCATAAGAAAACGCCCCCGCTCCGGCATGCTCCTGACCTACAACCCGGATAACGGAGCTGTGAACCTGCTGTGCGGTAACCATCTGCTCTATTTCAGCCTCCAGCGCCCGGCACACTTCCTGTCTATTCTTAATAACCGTCTCCGGATAATCTCCCACATGACAGGCAAGGTTCAAGGTATTATAGGGGTTTTTGCCTGCTCCGCCGTTACGGGTACTGAATCCGTGCTTCACCAGACCGGACCTGTTAAATGACGGGATTTCCAACATTACTATATTCCCATAAGCCTTTTGAATAAACCCCTGTTCCAAGAATATGCCCTCCCTGTTCAAGTACTAATTAAAGTTATTCTTTACAGCAAAACTTATTCCTCTATTTACTGATTAACATTCCCTGGAGCCATTTGCTTTAAAGCTAAAGGGCTGCCTTTTAAGGCAGCCCTTTAGCTTACTTTGCAAAAACATGGTTCCCAATCTGTTTAATAATGGGCCTGGTCCAAATCCATTTGCTGGTAGCCTCATGAGGATTCCAATAATACAGAGCTCCCATTGACGGGTCATCCCCATCAACCGCTTCCCTGGCTGCTTTGTATGCCTGAACATCGGGCTCAAGGTTAATCTGCCCATCTTCAACAGCAGTAAATGCTCCCTGCTGGAAGATTATACTCCTGATACTATCTGGAAAATCCTTGTGCTCCAACCGATTCAGGATAACCGCTCCCACGGCAACCATACCCTCATATGATTCTCCTCTGGCCTCGCCATAGATTGCCCTGGCGATTAACTCAAGGTCACCCGCCTCGGCATCGATAGCAGACATAGTTGCCCGGGAATTCCTGCTTACATTGGGAGACTTGGGAATCACCAGCAACTGGC
Proteins encoded in this region:
- a CDS encoding methyl-accepting chemotaxis protein; this encodes MKTRRGWGLGLKMTIFAAILVIVTTVIFASVVINRETNMINREILSKGMSIGSAFYGVAVNNIQHNEFYTIEEGFLAVTKQNKDISYLMLIDKSGKIFVHSDPNEKGKVLNDQITQMVLPVDEAAFVAESQPTGDKIYHIAIPVTSDLERWGLLRIGLSNTNAQLQIASSRNYAIGLSIVLTLIGIGGALVFGRSVTGPIKSLVNSMNQIAAGDFTGEVKVKSSDETGVLADSVNTMLKSVKRLISEVKNAGQQIIQSSHQLAGHASQTAGFTQNVAATIEQLAEKNNQQAEDVTETTHTIEQLNLAVAQIASGAQEQAGNINNTSSLVNDMAGAIQELATNTKNITEAANKTSDVANRGMTTVGETMDGMERIKAKVFETAGKLKELAGNSEKIGEIIMVIDEIADQTNLLALNAAIEAARAGEYGKGFAVVADEVRKLAERSGKAAREIAELVKGIQNGTGRSVKAMEEGIKEVEYGTELGKNADLALKEIAEHINSANEFMQHISNAAEHIAVNSEQVVASIESLAAIAEENSASAEEMAAGSDQALSVVSNIAASVDTTANLSEKVSASTREMVNTSTEIAGASQNLERLAQALELSISKFKI
- a CDS encoding response regulator transcription factor, which encodes MGKPTILVVDDESHIVELVRFNLEKEGYNVISAQDGLKAYKMAAEHKPDLIVLDVMLPEMDGFEVCRQIQKDIEMAEIPIIMLTARSEEIDKVLGLEIGADDYITKPFSPRELIARVKARLRRITAKQQNPEISGQVIRINDLIIDPDRFEVVIDGTRLELTPKEFELLRILAKNRGRVLSREFLLETIWGYEYIGDSRTVDVHIRHLRQKLESDPANPRYIETVRGVGYKFKEKS
- the pgeF gene encoding peptidoglycan editing factor PgeF, with amino-acid sequence MEQGFIQKAYGNIVMLEIPSFNRSGLVKHGFSTRNGGAGKNPYNTLNLACHVGDYPETVIKNRQEVCRALEAEIEQMVTAQQVHSSVIRVVGQEHAGAGAFSYDTALPDTDGLVTNVPGVLLATFYADCVPLFIMDPVKRVIASVHAGWKGTLSGIGAEALKKMAQVFGSNPRDCLAGIGPAIGRCCYEVDVMVSDRFRHQYDWCEQVLNPGADGRVRLDLPAANRNILVQAGIRSDNVEMSHICTSCNQDMLFSYRGSQGVTGRMGAFIMLRK
- the pnpS gene encoding two-component system histidine kinase PnpS; its protein translation is MFKSIKWRLTAVFFSVTAVFLFLLGFYLMNLMEEYLYDKTQENMVSYAKLLADNLKDDFSDGAGAEYFDVYAHEAQRDIAARVTVIDAKGQVLGDSVADKDSMVNHFSRPEIQKALDNQTGKAIRYSSSAGKRMIYFAVPVKKDNDIYGAVRVAVPWSEIEAGQNHIRWSIGTAIFVALILTVVVVSSFTSTLVVPLQEMTWVAKEMAEGKLDLNVDVKAKDEIGALGSGFNYMAQRLRDTISQITEERNKVSAILTSMNDGVIAIDGKGNILLINPAIERMFHIKYEHILGKSVIEVVRNFDLERLLHLALSSSESITRELQVFTPDPKTFRVSTAPLTNETGVVGVVAVMRDVTAFREVERMKTDFVANVSHELRTPLTSIKGFVETLLDGALKEPETARHFLEIINDEADRLNRLIGDLLSLSRIEAKQGEIHKTLVNLERLISNVVSVLSPQANEKSLSLNVDIKSPLPALKVDSDMIGQLMINLVDNAIKYTPEGGSINITAIRVKNGIKVAVKDTGIGIPWESIPRLFERFYRVDKARSREMGGTGLGLAIVKHILEVHGGTIDIASRVGRGSTFTFFLPSGDQG